A window from Rhizosphaericola mali encodes these proteins:
- the typA gene encoding translational GTPase TypA, which translates to MDIRNIAIIAHVDHGKTTLVDRILHSTNVFRDNQETGELIMDSNPLERERGITIFSKNAAVTYKGIKINVIDTPGHSDFGGEVERVLKMADGVILLVDAFEGPMPQTRFVLQKALQLNLKPIVVINKVDKDNCRPDEVHDQVFELFFNLDATEEQLDFPTFYGSGKNGWFNDSLTPSEDITPLMDGILKYVPEPKVSEGPLQMQITSLDYSSFLGRIAVGKVTRGSIKEGQNIALMQTDGVVKRNKVKELYVFEGMGKRKVDEVVAGDICAVVGLEGFNIGDTISDFEVQEALPAIKVDEPTMSMMFGINTSPFFGRDGKFVTSRHLRDRLLAETEKNLALRIQDTDSADKFLVFGRGILHLGVLIESMRREGYELTVGQPQVLTKTIDGKKHEPFETLVVDVPADFSGKVIDLVTQRKGEMNVMESKGDMQHLEFEIPSRGLIGLRSNMLTATAGEAIMAHTFIDYKPWKGPIPSRNNGVLISKNQGTTTAYSIDKLQDRGTFFIDPGDEVYIGQIIAEHIKPGDLNVNATEGKKLTNMRASGSDGTVRITPKKEMTLEECMEYIQEDECIEVTPKVIRLRKVYLDENDRKRFSKGAKMEA; encoded by the coding sequence ATGGATATTAGAAATATCGCCATTATTGCGCACGTTGACCATGGTAAAACCACTTTGGTAGACCGCATTTTGCATTCTACGAATGTATTCCGTGACAATCAGGAAACTGGTGAATTAATCATGGATAGCAACCCTTTGGAAAGAGAGCGTGGTATCACTATCTTCAGTAAAAACGCTGCTGTAACCTATAAAGGTATCAAAATTAACGTTATTGATACTCCAGGTCACTCTGACTTTGGTGGTGAAGTTGAGCGTGTATTGAAAATGGCTGATGGCGTTATCTTATTGGTCGATGCGTTTGAAGGACCTATGCCTCAAACTCGTTTTGTATTACAAAAAGCATTACAATTAAATTTGAAACCTATAGTTGTTATCAACAAGGTTGACAAAGATAACTGCCGTCCTGACGAAGTGCATGATCAAGTTTTTGAACTTTTCTTCAATTTGGATGCTACAGAAGAACAATTAGACTTCCCTACATTCTACGGTAGTGGTAAAAATGGTTGGTTCAACGATAGTTTAACTCCATCTGAAGATATCACTCCATTGATGGATGGCATTTTGAAATATGTACCAGAACCTAAAGTATCGGAAGGTCCATTGCAAATGCAAATTACCTCTTTAGATTATTCTTCATTCTTAGGTCGTATTGCCGTTGGTAAAGTGACTCGTGGCTCTATCAAGGAAGGCCAAAACATCGCTTTAATGCAAACTGATGGCGTTGTTAAGAGAAATAAAGTGAAAGAGCTTTACGTATTTGAAGGAATGGGTAAACGCAAGGTAGATGAAGTTGTCGCTGGAGATATCTGTGCAGTAGTTGGTTTGGAAGGTTTCAATATCGGAGATACTATTTCTGATTTCGAAGTACAGGAAGCATTGCCAGCTATCAAAGTAGACGAGCCTACTATGAGCATGATGTTTGGTATCAACACCTCTCCTTTCTTTGGTCGTGATGGTAAATTTGTTACTTCTCGTCACTTACGTGATCGTCTTTTAGCTGAAACTGAAAAGAACTTAGCATTACGTATTCAAGATACAGACTCAGCAGATAAATTCTTAGTATTTGGTCGTGGTATTCTTCACTTGGGTGTATTGATCGAATCTATGCGTCGTGAAGGTTATGAATTGACTGTTGGTCAACCTCAAGTATTGACAAAAACAATCGATGGTAAAAAACATGAACCATTTGAAACATTGGTTGTAGATGTTCCTGCTGATTTTAGTGGTAAAGTTATTGACCTTGTTACACAACGTAAAGGGGAAATGAATGTAATGGAAAGCAAAGGAGATATGCAACATTTGGAATTTGAAATTCCATCTCGTGGCTTGATCGGTTTGCGTTCTAATATGTTGACTGCGACTGCTGGTGAAGCAATTATGGCACACACATTTATCGATTACAAACCATGGAAAGGACCAATTCCTAGCCGTAACAATGGTGTATTGATATCTAAAAACCAAGGTACTACTACCGCATATTCTATCGATAAATTACAAGATCGTGGTACTTTCTTTATCGATCCAGGAGATGAAGTTTATATCGGTCAGATCATTGCTGAACATATCAAACCAGGAGATTTGAATGTAAATGCAACGGAAGGTAAAAAATTGACCAATATGCGTGCATCTGGTAGTGATGGTACCGTACGTATCACTCCTAAAAAAGAAATGACTTTGGAAGAATGTATGGAATAC
- a CDS encoding glycosyltransferase family 4 protein — MKKILLDVERMKYANNGLFHFCSQLINAIASQPNFQQNEQFSLFAPPAIIEDYKDAFEIFKFRSLYKFFLPFTGKYDIWHSTFQNTRYFPYHFRGKIVYTVHDFNFMYEAKFETKRVQILKDIQKKVDRADVIVAISKFVKSEIEKYCQVDVAKIVVIYNGCNILEKPKFEAPKVKPNLPFFFTIGTILEKKNFKVLPSMLLKNDYDLVIAGEHSDYSYCQKIWERAKYFGVSKRVRLIGAISDNEKNWYLKNCQALPFPSLAEGFGLPVLEAMHFGKPTILSKLTSLPEIGGAQAYYYDNFEPDHIAERTMEVMADYNTDVLGKSDAIKAHAGQFTWEGAAKKYNEIYKRLLD; from the coding sequence ATGAAAAAGATATTATTGGATGTGGAGAGAATGAAATATGCGAATAACGGATTATTCCATTTTTGTTCTCAATTGATTAATGCAATCGCTTCGCAGCCGAATTTTCAGCAAAATGAGCAATTTTCTTTATTCGCTCCTCCTGCAATTATTGAGGATTATAAAGATGCTTTCGAAATTTTTAAATTTAGATCACTGTATAAATTTTTTCTGCCTTTTACGGGCAAATATGATATATGGCATTCTACTTTTCAAAATACGCGTTATTTCCCGTATCATTTTAGAGGTAAAATAGTGTATACTGTCCATGATTTCAATTTCATGTATGAAGCCAAGTTTGAAACTAAGCGAGTTCAGATATTAAAGGATATTCAGAAAAAAGTAGATCGAGCAGATGTTATAGTTGCTATATCAAAATTTGTAAAATCAGAAATTGAAAAATATTGTCAAGTAGATGTGGCAAAAATTGTTGTCATTTATAATGGTTGTAATATCCTTGAAAAACCTAAATTTGAAGCTCCGAAAGTCAAGCCTAATTTGCCATTTTTCTTTACAATAGGAACTATATTAGAAAAGAAAAATTTTAAAGTATTACCTTCTATGTTACTTAAAAATGATTATGATCTAGTTATAGCAGGAGAACATTCAGATTATTCTTATTGTCAAAAAATATGGGAAAGAGCCAAATATTTCGGGGTGAGTAAGCGTGTCCGTTTAATAGGTGCGATATCTGACAACGAAAAAAATTGGTATTTAAAAAACTGTCAAGCATTACCTTTTCCATCCTTAGCAGAAGGGTTTGGTTTGCCTGTTTTGGAAGCGATGCATTTTGGAAAACCTACTATATTGTCGAAGTTAACCTCTTTGCCAGAAATTGGTGGAGCTCAAGCATATTATTATGATAATTTTGAGCCAGATCACATAGCCGAAAGGACGATGGAAGTGATGGCTGATTATAATACGGATGTTTTGGGCAAATCTGATGCTATTAAAGCGCATGCAGGGCAGTTTACTTGGGAAGGCGCAGCAAAAAAATATAATGAAATATATAAAAGATTATTGGATTAG
- a CDS encoding glycosyltransferase family 92 protein, with translation MKKIINLIKSLFFFKAKKIDNCYISICCIQKDENEYLLEWIDYHQKIGVEHFYIYNNDSQISPKPLLRKHLKSGLVTLINIPGKNQQLNAYNLCIQKYGSLSKWIAFIDIDEFIVPKSTNGNLREFLEKFEDYGAVGVNWLIFGSNGHKVRNGESVINKFLKRSAGSTLINTHIKSIVQPKYVLRNDNPHFFWYLDDKFCVNENYEKINGPFSPHSSEKIQINHYQCKSEEEYMDRIKRGCADGRPDVYKMQSFFDVDKIANEVIDESAVNIYNKLKKL, from the coding sequence ATGAAGAAGATAATTAATTTAATAAAATCATTATTTTTTTTTAAGGCAAAAAAAATAGACAATTGCTATATTTCCATTTGTTGCATTCAAAAGGATGAAAATGAATATTTATTAGAATGGATAGATTACCATCAGAAAATAGGTGTTGAACATTTCTATATTTATAATAATGATAGTCAAATATCTCCCAAACCACTTTTAAGAAAACATCTTAAAAGTGGTTTGGTTACGTTAATTAACATTCCAGGGAAGAATCAGCAATTAAATGCTTATAATTTGTGTATTCAAAAATATGGCAGTTTGTCAAAATGGATTGCATTTATTGATATTGATGAATTTATAGTGCCAAAAAGTACTAATGGAAATTTAAGAGAATTTTTAGAAAAATTTGAAGATTATGGAGCAGTGGGTGTTAATTGGTTAATTTTTGGATCCAATGGCCATAAAGTCAGGAATGGAGAATCCGTTATTAATAAGTTTTTAAAGCGAAGTGCGGGCTCTACATTAATTAATACACACATTAAATCAATTGTGCAGCCTAAATACGTTTTGAGAAATGACAATCCCCATTTTTTCTGGTATTTAGATGATAAATTTTGTGTTAATGAGAATTATGAAAAGATAAATGGGCCATTTTCACCACATAGTTCAGAAAAAATACAGATTAACCATTATCAATGCAAGTCTGAGGAAGAGTATATGGATAGGATTAAAAGGGGATGTGCTGATGGACGCCCCGATGTATATAAAATGCAGAGTTTTTTTGATGTTGATAAGATCGCAAACGAAGTAATTGATGAGTCTGCAGTTAATATCTATAATAAATTGAAGAAGTTATAA
- a CDS encoding glycosyltransferase family 2 protein, whose amino-acid sequence MNKTNTSQILNLENSDAIFWEPIRNLKDSAWAGHIPFAHWIMSIFHPNIFVELGTHSGVSYSAFCNSVKKNKFDTKCFAIDTWLGDSQAGLYSKDIFGELDEFNKNNFANFSTLIRSTFDDAVKSFDDDSIDLLHIDGFHSYDAVNHDFETWLPKMKENGIVILHDTNETQEGFGVWKFWKELENKYVNHFHFLHCHGLGIVYLGSELPFNLLSFFQNSEYDTELIRNIFSTVGGKYEKELQLILEQDNFQHINLEQKNQYEEKILSLENHFEDVKHYWEENEKEIIEEKNNQLQILKDSFKSELNGKTKEINSLYSNIWLFNTQVQSLEKDSLWRYLRKHPGLKRFLTKYIGYIRASLKGRLKQERKRYKRAQRHVPIIENSSFFDQDWYKRKYFDVVYSGFSPAMHYALFGKDGRLPSPLFNAQMYQDQYHDVKNSDFVPLVHYELHGKLENRYFQDCKDIDQSHIKIDALAQNTLVIEENRLYENWQEIIEKPHNEGLLQRLEVINDFDKKDANYVPLFSIIVPTYNTPKKLLEKCINSVLNQTFQNWELCIADDASTNKSTISTLKYFEKKDSRIKVDYRKENGHISAASNSALKFANGQFIVLLDHDDELVHTALQEVAMSISENPDAKIFYSDEDKYDRDGNRIHPYFKPDFSLDLLFSQNYICHLAVYQKKIIEKIGGFRVGFEGSQDYDLILRAVREVGDEKLIIHIPRILYHWRMTDSSTASSHENKPYAAIAGQKALQSYFDFDNSGVQVSMLTDGRYKTSWPIPNPSPLISLIIGTRDGYEELKTCIDSILIKTKYPNFEIIIVDNQSTDKETLQYFDALRSNPKISVISYNDHFNYSAINNLGVQSAKGDIIGLLNNDIEILNEDWLSEMVSLCLRKDIGCVGAKLLYPDGTIQHAGVVLGLGGIAGHPHKFNRSDAEGYFRLLKIVHNVSAVTGAALLVKKEIFLEVGGLDEKDLKVAFNDVDFCIKVREAGYRNIWTPFATIRHHESKSRGEDNTPEKYDRFMNEIEVMKKRWGHLLFRDPYYNPNLSLENQGYTIIIS is encoded by the coding sequence ATGAACAAAACTAATACATCGCAAATATTGAACTTAGAAAACAGTGATGCGATTTTTTGGGAGCCTATTAGAAATTTGAAAGATTCTGCTTGGGCAGGACACATACCATTTGCACATTGGATAATGTCCATATTTCACCCTAATATATTTGTAGAATTAGGTACGCATTCTGGAGTGTCTTACAGTGCATTCTGTAATAGTGTAAAAAAAAATAAATTTGACACTAAATGCTTCGCTATAGACACCTGGTTAGGGGATAGTCAAGCTGGACTATATTCAAAAGATATATTTGGAGAACTTGATGAATTTAATAAGAATAATTTTGCGAATTTCTCCACTCTTATTAGATCTACATTTGATGATGCAGTAAAGAGCTTCGACGATGATTCAATAGACTTGCTTCATATAGATGGTTTTCATAGTTATGATGCTGTAAACCACGATTTTGAAACATGGCTACCTAAAATGAAGGAAAATGGAATTGTAATACTTCATGACACAAATGAAACTCAAGAAGGTTTTGGGGTATGGAAGTTTTGGAAAGAATTAGAAAATAAATATGTCAATCATTTTCATTTCTTACATTGCCACGGTTTAGGTATAGTATATTTAGGGTCTGAATTGCCATTTAATCTCCTATCTTTTTTTCAAAATAGTGAATATGATACAGAATTAATTAGAAACATATTTTCGACTGTTGGAGGTAAATATGAAAAAGAACTACAATTAATTTTGGAACAAGATAATTTTCAACATATTAATTTAGAACAAAAAAATCAATATGAAGAAAAAATATTATCACTTGAAAATCATTTTGAAGACGTAAAGCATTATTGGGAGGAGAATGAAAAGGAAATAATTGAAGAAAAAAATAATCAACTTCAAATTTTAAAAGACTCTTTTAAAAGCGAATTAAATGGTAAGACAAAAGAAATTAATAGTCTTTATAGCAATATTTGGTTATTTAATACACAAGTTCAATCTTTAGAAAAAGACTCTCTATGGAGATATCTGAGGAAACATCCTGGATTAAAAAGGTTTTTGACTAAATATATAGGTTATATAAGAGCTAGTTTAAAAGGTCGATTAAAACAAGAAAGAAAGCGTTATAAAAGAGCCCAAAGACATGTACCTATAATCGAAAATTCTTCTTTTTTTGATCAAGATTGGTATAAAAGAAAATATTTTGATGTAGTTTATTCTGGTTTTTCGCCTGCCATGCATTATGCCTTGTTTGGCAAAGACGGAAGACTGCCTAGTCCTTTGTTTAATGCACAGATGTATCAAGATCAATATCATGATGTTAAAAATTCTGATTTTGTGCCATTAGTTCATTATGAATTACATGGAAAATTAGAAAACAGATATTTTCAAGATTGTAAGGATATCGATCAAAGTCATATAAAAATAGATGCATTAGCCCAAAATACACTTGTAATTGAAGAAAATAGACTTTATGAGAATTGGCAGGAAATAATAGAAAAACCCCATAACGAGGGATTATTGCAACGACTAGAAGTTATAAATGATTTCGATAAAAAAGATGCTAATTATGTTCCACTATTTTCAATAATAGTTCCTACATATAATACACCTAAAAAATTGTTAGAGAAGTGTATTAATTCTGTATTGAATCAAACATTTCAAAATTGGGAGTTATGTATAGCAGATGATGCATCAACCAATAAATCGACAATTTCCACTTTAAAATATTTTGAGAAAAAGGATTCAAGAATTAAAGTTGATTATAGAAAAGAGAATGGACATATTTCTGCTGCTAGCAACTCAGCATTAAAGTTTGCTAATGGTCAGTTTATTGTTTTGTTAGATCATGATGATGAATTAGTTCATACTGCCCTACAAGAGGTTGCAATGTCGATTTCTGAAAATCCCGATGCTAAAATTTTTTATTCTGATGAGGATAAGTATGATAGAGATGGTAATAGAATTCATCCTTATTTTAAACCGGACTTCTCTTTAGACTTATTATTTTCTCAAAATTATATCTGCCATTTAGCAGTCTATCAGAAAAAAATAATTGAAAAAATTGGTGGATTCAGAGTTGGATTTGAGGGTAGTCAAGACTACGATTTGATACTTAGAGCTGTTCGTGAAGTTGGAGATGAAAAACTTATAATACACATTCCAAGAATATTATATCATTGGAGAATGACTGATAGCTCAACTGCTAGCAGCCATGAAAATAAACCTTATGCTGCAATAGCGGGACAAAAAGCTTTGCAATCTTATTTTGATTTTGATAATTCTGGTGTGCAGGTGAGTATGTTAACGGATGGTCGTTACAAAACGAGTTGGCCCATCCCGAATCCATCTCCTTTAATAAGTTTAATCATTGGCACAAGGGATGGGTATGAAGAACTTAAGACCTGTATTGATTCAATCTTAATAAAAACAAAATATCCAAATTTTGAAATTATAATTGTTGATAACCAATCAACGGATAAGGAGACTCTACAATATTTTGATGCGCTTAGAAGTAACCCAAAAATTTCTGTTATTTCTTATAACGATCACTTTAATTATTCTGCAATAAATAATTTAGGCGTTCAATCTGCTAAAGGTGATATTATAGGGTTATTAAATAATGATATCGAGATTCTTAATGAAGATTGGCTTTCTGAAATGGTAAGCTTATGTTTAAGAAAAGACATTGGTTGCGTAGGAGCTAAGCTTCTTTATCCAGACGGTACTATTCAACATGCAGGTGTCGTGCTTGGACTAGGTGGCATTGCTGGACATCCTCATAAATTTAATAGGAGTGACGCTGAGGGGTATTTTAGATTACTTAAAATCGTACATAATGTAAGTGCCGTAACAGGAGCTGCACTACTTGTAAAAAAAGAGATATTTTTAGAGGTGGGTGGTTTGGACGAAAAGGATTTAAAAGTGGCATTTAATGATGTTGATTTTTGCATTAAAGTAAGAGAAGCTGGTTATAGAAATATTTGGACTCCTTTTGCCACAATAAGACATCATGAATCTAAAAGTCGAGGGGAAGATAATACTCCCGAAAAATATGATAGATTTATGAATGAAATTGAAGTTATGAAAAAAAGATGGGGGCATTTGCTATTTCGAGATCCTTATTATAATCCAAATCTATCATTAGAGAATCAAGGCTATACAATTATAATTTCCTAA